The genomic DNA GCCTATATGTAGGCTTCAAGCATCTCACCCCCAAAAAGATGCCAGAAACTGCCCTATTTACCGCTGGGTTCTTTGTTGCCTCATTAATACATGTACCAATAGGGCCAACGAGCTCACATCTTATTTTAAACGGCCTTATAGGAATCATTCTTGGATGGAGGGCAATTCCTGCCATATTCATTGCCCTCCTTCTACAAGCAATTCTATTTCAGTTTGGTGGCCTCACTACTATTGGCGTAAACACCGTTTCCATGGGAGTTCCAGCTATTTTATGTCACATGATTGTATCTCGTTACATAAATGAACGTAAACCGGGACTGTCTTCTATTATTGGG from Dissulfuribacter thermophilus includes the following:
- the cbiM gene encoding cobalt transporter CbiM — translated: MHISEGILPVWTLVSGAGLTLSGLYVGFKHLTPKKMPETALFTAGFFVASLIHVPIGPTSSHLILNGLIGIILGWRAIPAIFIALLLQAILFQFGGLTTIGVNTVSMGVPAILCHMIVSRYINERKPGLSSIIGAFGAAFAVLMSGVLTALFLSTAGEGFWLAAKMLLIAHVPVAIAEAFVTGFAIRGLLKIRPEVFR